The nucleotide sequence aatccagaaaattttaaattaatatttggaatactatttaaaatttcatatattttttctaatgtaATTCAATATAATATTCAGTTGAAAAGAGGGAAAAAACTTATATTAGGTCTTGTgtaataattatatacttttactATTTGGTAATGAAATTGAAAACCTATAAAATCAGAATCTAATCTACTCATATTTAtgagaattaaaagaaaaaaaattcaaaaaaggagattcttttttttttccctaccCCAAAAAgctctttaattttttgtttttcccttaCTTGTTCCATTGGTAACCTAAATTAGAAGATATGGTAAAGAAGGAAGGACAAAAACGTCATTTACACATAGATGGTATTTAGCTGTAATTTTTGAGATTCTAAAGGGTACTTTAAATGTCAGGCTTCTATATATTGTCCGAACCCTACTTCAAATCCCCTTGTcctttcatttcttcttctctccctcaaatcgtctaatctctctctctctctctttctctaattttatttatttcttaaattacaaaaagtcaagagataaatatatagaaagctATCtcggttgttgttgttatttaagaattaattactgtttcacCGCCgtaaaagtatttttaaaaattcattgtTGACGTGGCATGCACCCAATAGGGAACAGCCATGAATACAAAAACGATGCGTCTTCCCCCACGCCGAGCTATCTCAGGCGCCGTGGCCGGCAAACAAACGGTAACCGCCGTGAAAAATCCACCACCGCCGCCGATTAAATCTATCCTCAAGAAAACTCCGCTCATCCCTCCTCCAACAACCGCCGCCTTAGCCATAGCCGAGCCGGGTTGTTCGAACCAGCTCTTAGCCGGATACTTGGCTCACGAGTTTCTCAACAAAGGCACACTCTTCGGAGAGGTCTGGAATCCAGCTCGAGCCCAAGCCAGCCCATTTACGGCCCAATTAACTGAGACGAGAAAAAC is from Camelina sativa cultivar DH55 chromosome 20, Cs, whole genome shotgun sequence and encodes:
- the LOC104771563 gene encoding uncharacterized protein LOC104771563, which translates into the protein MNTKTMRLPPRRAISGAVAGKQTVTAVKNPPPPPIKSILKKTPLIPPPTTAALAIAEPGCSNQLLAGYLAHEFLNKGTLFGEVWNPARAQASPFTAQLTETRKTKPSHDDVVEPSDQQHKRRRYVEVANILRVDGAHLPGIVNPSQLARFLKS